Proteins from a genomic interval of Paenibacillus sp. FSL R5-0623:
- a CDS encoding lasso peptide biosynthesis B2 protein, with protein sequence MSKLELAKLYISLFRIDLSLQLFGFEKLFQRYMQLYSLDKVNSQKTRGNNYIEDINKMLESIDYICTVYPRSAQCMHRSFLGYQYLRKKFHLPVELVVGVRKMPFSAHAWLVLNGQNINEDSQYTDQFQIILSTEEGAL encoded by the coding sequence GTGAGTAAGTTAGAACTCGCTAAACTTTACATCTCACTATTTAGAATTGATCTAAGTTTACAGCTATTCGGATTCGAAAAATTGTTTCAAAGATATATGCAGCTGTATTCACTAGATAAAGTCAATTCACAAAAAACAAGGGGAAACAATTACATAGAAGATATCAATAAAATGTTGGAGAGCATTGATTATATTTGCACGGTTTACCCACGTTCAGCTCAATGTATGCATCGTTCTTTTCTCGGCTATCAATATTTGCGAAAAAAATTTCATTTGCCTGTAGAGTTAGTTGTTGGCGTTCGAAAAATGCCATTCAGTGCTCATGCATGGTTAGTGCTTAACGGTCAAAATATCAATGAAGATTCTCAGTATACTGATCAATTTCAAATTATCCTTTCAACGGAAGAAGGAGCACTATAG
- a CDS encoding PqqD family protein: MKINPHVRTVDEDGEKVLFDTKRGLFYGIDEIGSDIWMGIESGLNVNAILTLMQHKYADVSRQQLYIDIENFIAELKRNKLIKKK; the protein is encoded by the coding sequence GTGAAGATTAATCCACACGTTAGAACAGTAGATGAAGATGGAGAGAAGGTACTATTTGATACCAAACGTGGCCTATTTTACGGCATAGATGAGATAGGTTCTGATATTTGGATGGGAATCGAATCTGGTCTAAATGTTAATGCTATTCTCACACTAATGCAGCACAAATATGCAGATGTTTCTAGACAACAACTATATATAGATATAGAGAATTTTATCGCTGAACTGAAACGAAATAAACTCATTAAGAAGAAATGA
- a CDS encoding ABC transporter ATP-binding protein, whose amino-acid sequence MLISTIPAMQIWLQKVSIDAISTSTAYAANLLPILVLVASIYVLNIINSILSETSEYLFNIAKEDTNFHLKRSVLHKSINIPYYYYEDARFYDELSMVSQALSRSGAEVIRSAFTSLSNVVSLITVVVMLSIVHWSLPLLLIGSTLPGIIILLIAKKRRYRLAVVTTQQGREIDYTFKLMLSKQGAKEIRVFQLGDFLIERWANLFINVRNKVLKQYAKEGKGRIVGVLILQLSALAVAIMLVMQINKNVLTLGDYVALMSAVLIVQGTMGSIGANLGQVLEMSSFINHIYQYLALPEIPKTAGELEFPKDYKQLSVSGLHFTYPNTEHKVLSDVSFTIKRGETIAIVGENGAGKTTLMNCLLGLYSPSQGNIYIDQEPLQSFSNDSYLKHVSAVFQQFVQYNYSVHDNVAFGAMHKHLSQDETLDALTAVGLTEMVHRLSEGMGTRLGSEFTGGVELSGGQWQRIAIARAAIRNAEILVLDEPTSALDPLAELEIFRTFQNLACGRTAFMVSHRLGPARLADRILVLKNGVLVEQGNHDELIRLDGEYKAMFQAQAEWYQEDSVYDVVG is encoded by the coding sequence ATGTTAATTTCAACAATACCTGCAATGCAAATTTGGTTACAGAAGGTATCAATAGATGCCATTAGTACATCTACTGCATATGCTGCAAATTTATTGCCAATATTAGTACTCGTTGCTTCGATATACGTACTAAATATTATTAATAGTATTTTGTCGGAGACAAGTGAATATTTGTTTAATATTGCAAAGGAAGATACGAACTTTCACCTTAAACGTAGCGTCTTACACAAGTCAATAAATATTCCTTATTACTATTATGAAGATGCTCGATTTTATGATGAATTAAGTATGGTGTCACAAGCATTAAGCCGAAGCGGGGCAGAGGTTATTCGCAGTGCCTTTACTTCATTAAGTAACGTTGTTTCGTTAATTACAGTAGTAGTGATGTTAAGTATTGTTCATTGGAGTCTGCCTCTGTTGCTCATTGGCTCTACCCTTCCTGGTATTATCATTTTACTAATAGCCAAGAAAAGACGGTATCGTTTAGCGGTGGTGACGACTCAACAAGGAAGGGAAATTGACTACACGTTTAAACTTATGCTGTCCAAACAAGGGGCAAAAGAAATTCGAGTATTCCAGTTAGGGGATTTTTTAATCGAACGTTGGGCGAATTTATTTATTAATGTTCGAAATAAAGTCTTGAAACAGTACGCTAAAGAAGGGAAAGGACGCATTGTAGGTGTACTCATATTGCAATTATCTGCATTAGCCGTAGCCATTATGCTTGTGATGCAAATCAATAAGAACGTGTTAACACTCGGAGATTATGTGGCGTTAATGAGTGCAGTTTTAATTGTGCAAGGAACAATGGGAAGTATTGGTGCGAATCTAGGTCAAGTGTTGGAAATGAGCTCATTCATTAATCATATTTATCAATATTTAGCTCTTCCTGAGATTCCTAAAACAGCGGGCGAATTAGAGTTCCCGAAGGACTATAAACAACTAAGTGTGAGCGGATTACATTTTACTTATCCGAACACAGAACATAAGGTACTATCGGATGTTTCTTTTACGATTAAACGCGGTGAAACAATCGCTATTGTTGGAGAAAATGGTGCAGGTAAGACAACACTCATGAACTGTTTACTCGGCTTATATTCGCCATCACAAGGAAATATTTATATTGACCAAGAACCATTGCAAAGTTTCAGTAATGACAGTTACCTGAAACATGTATCGGCAGTTTTTCAACAGTTCGTACAATATAATTATTCTGTCCATGATAATGTTGCTTTTGGAGCAATGCATAAACATTTAAGTCAAGATGAGACGTTAGATGCACTGACAGCAGTAGGGTTAACCGAGATGGTTCATCGCTTGTCCGAAGGAATGGGTACGCGTCTGGGATCGGAGTTTACTGGTGGAGTTGAATTATCAGGAGGACAGTGGCAACGCATAGCGATTGCACGTGCTGCTATTAGAAATGCTGAAATATTGGTTCTTGATGAACCCACATCAGCACTAGATCCTTTAGCAGAACTGGAGATATTTCGAACTTTTCAAAATTTAGCATGCGGTAGAACTGCATTTATGGTCTCTCATCGCTTAGGTCCGGCACGTCTGGCAGATCGTATCCTTGTATTGAAAAACGGTGTATTGGTTGAGCAAGGAAATCATGATGAATTGATCCGATTAGATGGTGAATATAAAGCGATGTTTCAGGCACAGGCAGAGTGGTATCAAGAAGATAGCGTTTATGATGTTGTTGGTTAG
- a CDS encoding beta-glucoside-specific PTS transporter subunit IIABC encodes MNHRELSKEIIQLTGGQENISQAWHCITRLRFNVREQNKVQLEQIKALDGVLGAQFQNDQFQVVIGNQVAAVYEQIEDQMKQNGISKPETDAPRSKGINAVLDTISGIFTPILPAIVGTGMLKGILALLVTLGAIQENSGEYQVLSSIANAAFYFLPFLLALSSARKFKVNEYIALTLAGTLLYPTILNAYLANQLEPIRFLSLPVSIVNYTQSVIPIILGVWLLSYVHRWVDRFIPGPVKVIFTSMIVLVITVPILLIAIGPLGNYMGIYLEMGTSWLFAHSGPLTGIILGGFMPLIVMTGMHYAFFPGTLQNLSKLGYDVLLLPINLITNMSQAGAVTAVFLKTKDKRMRSIALSSGISALLGITEPALYGVTLKLKKPFYASLIGGAAGGGFITAVGLKCFGFAVPGLLSLPLYIGPNGGMSNFWYALIGIGISFSVSFVVTLLLKWDEPNAHNSAMSDSAQTLTEQEQDTTTAFSQETVAPVTVHSIEDKKGEVFSPLTGELVPLAELPDQTFAEELTGKGIAIRPQDGRVTAPFDGTVTLVAKSKHAIMLTSSSGIDILIHVGLNSVSLKGKFFDVKVVAGQEVKKGDLLLEFDMDGIQGAGIDLVTPVIVTNTPDYLDVVPIQVKGVIPMNELLLLTVR; translated from the coding sequence ATGAATCATCGGGAGTTGTCCAAAGAAATTATTCAGTTAACAGGAGGGCAAGAGAATATTAGCCAAGCCTGGCACTGCATCACACGGCTTCGTTTCAACGTTCGAGAGCAAAACAAAGTTCAACTGGAACAGATTAAAGCACTTGATGGCGTGCTCGGCGCACAGTTTCAGAACGATCAGTTTCAGGTGGTTATTGGTAACCAGGTTGCAGCCGTATATGAGCAGATCGAGGATCAGATGAAGCAGAATGGCATATCGAAGCCCGAAACAGACGCACCACGCTCTAAAGGGATTAATGCTGTTTTGGATACGATCTCCGGCATTTTCACTCCGATTCTGCCTGCCATCGTGGGTACCGGGATGTTAAAGGGGATTCTGGCACTGCTCGTTACACTTGGAGCGATACAGGAGAACAGCGGTGAGTATCAAGTTCTGTCTTCCATCGCAAATGCGGCCTTTTATTTCTTGCCTTTCCTTCTGGCTCTATCATCAGCCCGAAAGTTCAAAGTGAATGAATATATCGCCCTGACGCTTGCAGGTACTTTATTGTATCCTACGATTCTGAACGCTTATCTGGCAAACCAGCTTGAACCGATTCGTTTTCTCTCGCTGCCCGTGTCCATTGTGAATTACACCCAGTCCGTTATTCCCATTATTCTGGGTGTGTGGCTTCTGAGTTATGTACATCGCTGGGTGGATCGTTTTATTCCCGGTCCGGTCAAAGTCATCTTTACCTCGATGATTGTGCTAGTCATCACGGTGCCGATTCTATTAATTGCGATTGGCCCCCTAGGGAATTACATGGGCATCTATCTGGAAATGGGCACTTCTTGGCTCTTTGCCCATTCGGGTCCGTTAACCGGCATTATTCTTGGCGGCTTCATGCCTCTGATTGTTATGACGGGAATGCATTATGCGTTCTTCCCAGGCACCTTGCAGAATCTGAGCAAACTCGGATATGACGTACTTTTGCTGCCGATCAACCTGATAACTAATATGAGCCAGGCTGGTGCAGTCACAGCTGTTTTCCTCAAGACGAAAGATAAAAGAATGAGATCCATTGCTTTATCCAGTGGCATCTCCGCCTTGCTTGGTATTACTGAACCTGCACTGTACGGTGTCACCTTGAAGCTGAAAAAACCATTTTACGCTTCACTCATCGGTGGAGCAGCAGGGGGCGGCTTTATTACCGCAGTGGGTCTGAAATGCTTCGGTTTTGCTGTACCAGGATTGCTGTCACTTCCGTTATACATTGGCCCGAATGGTGGCATGTCCAATTTCTGGTATGCATTAATCGGAATTGGCATCAGCTTTAGCGTTTCCTTCGTGGTGACTTTGCTGCTCAAGTGGGATGAGCCAAATGCACACAATTCTGCCATGTCCGACTCAGCACAAACATTAACCGAACAGGAACAGGATACAACCACTGCCTTTTCTCAAGAAACGGTGGCACCTGTCACTGTACATTCCATTGAGGATAAAAAAGGGGAGGTGTTCAGCCCGCTCACTGGTGAATTGGTGCCGCTCGCAGAGCTTCCGGATCAAACGTTTGCCGAGGAATTGACCGGGAAAGGTATTGCCATTCGTCCGCAGGATGGACGTGTTACAGCTCCTTTTGACGGAACCGTCACGTTGGTTGCCAAAAGTAAACATGCGATTATGCTGACCTCTTCCAGTGGAATCGACATTCTCATTCATGTTGGACTAAACAGTGTGTCGCTCAAAGGGAAATTTTTTGACGTGAAGGTTGTTGCAGGACAAGAAGTGAAGAAGGGTGACTTGCTTCTGGAATTTGATATGGATGGCATTCAGGGTGCGGGTATTGACCTTGTGACACCAGTCATCGTAACCAATACGCCGGATTACCTCGATGTAGTACCTATTCAGGTGAAGGGGGTGATTCCAATGAATGAATTGCTTCTCCTCACCGTTCGTTAA
- a CDS encoding FtsX-like permease family protein: MKRSIFGITMRMLFAKKQRLILTCIGIGISFGLIIVVSSLYVSMERSVQKTIDKKYGTFDLMVGYSPTNGAKEKKFLDKDEIYKLRNLDGVIDSGIAIIFPELATNRYNYQDRNNDAINYVAIEPNSLTRNFYGFTTTLEPDDMVITEEVAKKWGVKQGDSKEFSMNNDIVLEKTVTEIIPEYESGSAVILNIDAIREAYSLGEVANTVYLDVKDGISDKAVEETIRLEIDPDMDISLQSQDNGVIKQRMMFRIMTIGLGGILILVSILFLSSSFKLMLLGRIRELSTFRMVGASRRVIYKMVMMEAAVINVLGIALGVGIGVLFCSVSTKFIDSMMGFTVDNVEINPKLITTIAVVGWLVLTLSVMRVAVNAAAAAAPLVAVRHSEQQGLSRLNAWCAGILFVIGCLILVLSGLGIIGSDVRLLFTLIGGLLAAGGCIVGTGYLIPIVSHCSGWFFRKFVIAEAFYAVKQFVALRRQNSFIVMLLASIVTAFIAIPTFIENFNRANVEQVRREHITPIVIEKKRDVMSSNIVKQVRQVKGVSNALPVGSFHAVLLGDMNYERADPNWLKQNSSSPEYYKKGTPLYDTYGYQWLGIALTDLKLMQQMGLLKIDYKELPSGIVIQPEYAGHMGIGLGDKVSLQRTKLGERLEQYELPVSGVTELTFLTEETLVLLDINNPKGSWIEGDNKNNSKGISPKKIYVQVSEGSDITSVRILLQELLKDDPLIKVTDLDSELLRIAEQSREQYTILWTVMVIFVIVGIVGIMNTLGATFHSQRREYAILRAIRLTTAKLRSVIIVQGLLYAVTSIVIGIISGGWIIVGLFTGTDEFNGWTIRWYTIALPIIVVGVISLLISFLYARQIGLNSITEELKVE; encoded by the coding sequence ATGAAACGCTCTATTTTTGGGATTACGATGAGAATGTTATTTGCTAAGAAACAGCGACTCATTCTGACTTGTATCGGTATTGGTATTAGTTTCGGCCTAATTATCGTTGTAAGTTCTTTGTACGTTTCTATGGAGCGTTCTGTTCAAAAGACTATAGATAAGAAATATGGTACGTTTGATTTAATGGTTGGATACAGTCCGACAAATGGTGCGAAAGAAAAGAAATTCCTCGATAAAGATGAGATTTACAAATTAAGAAATCTAGATGGTGTCATTGATTCAGGTATAGCTATTATATTTCCAGAACTTGCAACAAATAGGTATAATTACCAAGATCGAAACAATGACGCTATCAACTATGTTGCAATTGAACCTAATTCATTAACTCGGAATTTTTATGGTTTCACCACAACTTTGGAACCTGATGACATGGTGATTACTGAAGAGGTAGCCAAAAAATGGGGAGTAAAGCAGGGAGACTCGAAGGAGTTCTCCATGAATAATGACATCGTTCTTGAAAAGACTGTCACTGAGATTATTCCTGAGTATGAATCAGGTTCAGCAGTGATTCTCAATATAGATGCCATACGCGAAGCATATTCATTAGGAGAAGTCGCCAATACCGTATACCTTGATGTAAAAGACGGAATATCTGATAAGGCTGTTGAGGAAACGATTCGATTAGAAATTGATCCTGATATGGATATATCTCTTCAGTCACAGGACAATGGTGTGATAAAGCAACGTATGATGTTTAGAATTATGACTATCGGATTAGGAGGTATACTGATACTAGTCAGTATATTGTTCTTGTCTAGTAGCTTTAAACTGATGTTGCTTGGACGAATACGGGAATTATCCACATTTCGGATGGTTGGCGCTAGTCGTAGGGTTATCTATAAAATGGTTATGATGGAAGCGGCAGTGATAAATGTGTTAGGTATTGCGCTCGGTGTTGGTATAGGTGTTTTATTCTGTAGTGTTTCAACAAAATTTATTGACTCGATGATGGGGTTTACCGTGGATAATGTAGAAATAAACCCTAAATTAATCACTACCATCGCTGTTGTCGGATGGTTAGTTTTGACATTGTCTGTTATGAGAGTTGCAGTAAATGCTGCTGCAGCTGCTGCTCCACTTGTTGCTGTTCGGCATAGCGAACAACAGGGATTAAGTAGATTAAATGCCTGGTGTGCAGGAATTCTATTCGTTATCGGATGTTTAATTTTAGTTCTATCCGGACTAGGCATTATTGGTAGCGATGTACGGTTGCTCTTTACACTTATAGGAGGACTATTAGCAGCTGGAGGATGTATCGTTGGTACAGGTTATTTGATACCTATCGTCTCTCACTGTAGTGGTTGGTTCTTTCGTAAGTTCGTAATTGCTGAGGCTTTTTATGCAGTGAAGCAATTCGTAGCGTTACGTAGGCAAAATTCGTTCATCGTTATGTTACTAGCTAGTATCGTAACTGCATTCATTGCCATTCCAACTTTTATTGAAAATTTCAACCGTGCAAATGTAGAACAAGTTAGGCGTGAGCATATTACACCTATCGTGATTGAGAAGAAACGTGATGTAATGTCTTCTAACATAGTAAAACAAGTGCGTCAAGTGAAAGGCGTTAGTAATGCGCTGCCCGTGGGATCTTTCCATGCTGTGCTTCTTGGGGATATGAATTATGAGCGAGCGGATCCAAACTGGTTAAAGCAGAACAGCAGTTCACCAGAATATTATAAAAAAGGTACACCATTATATGATACGTATGGTTATCAGTGGTTAGGAATTGCACTGACCGATTTAAAGCTGATGCAGCAAATGGGTTTACTAAAAATCGATTATAAAGAACTACCATCGGGGATAGTCATACAACCAGAGTATGCTGGGCATATGGGAATAGGCTTAGGTGATAAGGTGTCTTTGCAAAGAACTAAACTAGGTGAAAGGTTGGAACAATATGAATTGCCCGTAAGCGGAGTGACAGAGCTAACTTTTCTTACAGAAGAAACACTGGTTTTGTTAGATATTAACAATCCAAAGGGATCATGGATTGAAGGCGATAACAAAAATAATTCTAAAGGGATTTCGCCCAAAAAGATTTATGTGCAAGTTAGCGAAGGTAGTGATATTACAAGTGTAAGGATTTTGTTACAGGAATTACTAAAAGATGATCCGTTGATTAAGGTTACTGATCTAGATTCAGAGTTATTACGAATTGCAGAACAATCCAGAGAGCAATATACTATTTTATGGACAGTAATGGTGATATTTGTAATTGTGGGTATTGTGGGCATAATGAATACACTTGGTGCAACATTTCATTCACAACGTAGGGAGTACGCCATACTTCGAGCAATTCGGTTAACCACAGCGAAGCTTAGATCTGTGATTATCGTACAAGGCTTATTGTATGCAGTTACATCCATTGTTATAGGAATTATATCCGGAGGTTGGATTATCGTTGGATTATTTACTGGAACGGATGAATTCAATGGATGGACGATCAGGTGGTATACTATTGCTTTGCCTATTATCGTTGTTGGCGTTATTTCGCTTCTTATTTCGTTCTTATATGCTAGACAGATTGGACTGAATTCTATTACTGAGGAATTAAAGGTCGAGTAG
- the ascB gene encoding 6-phospho-beta-glucosidase: MTKTNKHLFPEGFLWGGATAANQLEGAYDVDGKGLSTSDMAPFVPHEERNGKDFTFDVDSIQLEEYLSGNTNVYFPKRNGVDFYHRYKEDIALFAEMGFKVFRLSIAWTRIFPTGEEAVPNEAGLAFYDNVLDELLKYGIEPLVTISHYEMPVELTRKYNGWESREMIDLYLKFANTLFDRYKDKVKYWITFNEMNMMLTSLYTGGGILEDKIKGNPEQVAYQATHHQFVASALAVKSGKEKMPNAQIGCMICRLETYAASSKPEDVLQTLKEDQMNLFYPEVQARGEYPSYMQRYFEENGIELVKAPNDDAIIRDNTVDFIAFSYYMTYIGKYDPNDNSNSGMLVSQIKNPHLKASEWGWPIDPIGLRVALNRLYDRYRIPLFIVENGLGAIDTPEEDGAVHDPYRINYLRSHIEQMKEAVADGVELMGFTSWGPIDIISCSTSEMGKRYGFIYVDQDNAGNGSLERTRKDSFYWYKQVIETNGEIL, from the coding sequence ATGACAAAAACAAATAAACACTTATTTCCTGAAGGATTTTTATGGGGCGGAGCTACCGCTGCCAATCAGCTGGAAGGTGCATATGACGTAGACGGCAAAGGACTCTCTACCTCAGACATGGCTCCATTCGTTCCACATGAGGAGCGCAATGGCAAGGATTTCACCTTCGACGTGGATTCTATTCAATTAGAAGAATATCTGAGCGGTAACACCAACGTATATTTCCCGAAACGCAACGGCGTGGATTTCTATCATCGCTACAAAGAAGACATTGCCTTGTTTGCAGAGATGGGTTTCAAAGTGTTTCGTCTTTCGATCGCGTGGACACGGATCTTCCCAACAGGAGAAGAAGCAGTTCCCAATGAAGCTGGTCTTGCCTTCTATGATAACGTGCTCGACGAACTCTTGAAATACGGCATTGAGCCGCTCGTAACGATCTCTCACTACGAGATGCCCGTTGAGTTAACCCGCAAATACAACGGCTGGGAAAGCCGCGAGATGATCGATCTGTATCTGAAATTTGCCAATACGCTGTTTGACCGTTACAAAGACAAAGTGAAATACTGGATTACCTTCAATGAAATGAATATGATGCTGACAAGTCTGTATACTGGCGGCGGCATTCTGGAAGATAAAATAAAGGGAAACCCGGAGCAAGTGGCTTATCAGGCAACGCATCATCAGTTTGTAGCTAGTGCACTGGCTGTCAAAAGCGGAAAAGAGAAAATGCCAAATGCTCAGATTGGCTGCATGATCTGCCGTCTGGAAACGTATGCTGCTTCTAGTAAACCGGAGGACGTTCTGCAGACGCTGAAGGAAGATCAGATGAACCTGTTCTACCCAGAGGTACAGGCACGGGGCGAATACCCATCCTATATGCAAAGATATTTTGAGGAAAACGGCATTGAACTGGTTAAAGCTCCTAACGACGATGCCATTATCCGGGATAATACCGTGGACTTTATTGCTTTCAGTTATTACATGACGTATATCGGAAAGTATGACCCGAATGACAACAGCAACTCAGGTATGCTGGTAAGTCAGATCAAAAACCCTCATCTGAAAGCTAGCGAATGGGGATGGCCTATCGATCCGATTGGTCTTCGCGTCGCGCTGAACCGATTGTATGACCGCTACCGGATACCGCTCTTCATCGTTGAAAACGGGCTGGGTGCTATCGACACACCGGAAGAGGACGGGGCAGTGCATGACCCTTATCGCATCAATTACTTGCGCAGCCACATCGAACAGATGAAAGAAGCTGTCGCTGACGGCGTTGAATTGATGGGTTTCACTAGCTGGGGACCTATCGATATCATTAGCTGCTCCACTTCTGAAATGGGCAAACGTTATGGTTTCATTTATGTAGATCAAGACAATGCCGGCAATGGTTCGCTTGAAAGAACTCGCAAGGACTCCTTCTACTGGTACAAACAAGTTATTGAAACGAACGGAGAAATCCTGTAA
- a CDS encoding MauE/DoxX family redox-associated membrane protein, with translation MDYLALIMQIALGLMLLLSAMLKLLSLGSLLDIMNLLRLTPNKLNKLIAVLLVCTELVTGSLVLFGFLARLAAIVGSLLFVGFIGLHSYALVRKIDMTCGCHGKWMSTRLGKAGLVQNSIYLIYAIPIIIWSTQPSLSLLNAISVQQFFTLILLPALLLLVISICTTVYSFERPTK, from the coding sequence ATGGATTATTTAGCACTTATTATGCAAATTGCACTTGGCTTGATGTTGCTGTTATCTGCGATGTTGAAACTATTATCGCTAGGAAGTCTGCTGGATATTATGAACTTACTAAGGTTAACTCCTAATAAGTTAAATAAATTGATTGCTGTTTTACTCGTCTGTACAGAACTTGTAACGGGTAGCTTGGTGCTATTTGGATTTCTAGCTCGATTAGCAGCGATTGTAGGTAGTTTGCTATTTGTCGGCTTTATTGGGTTGCATTCGTATGCATTAGTTCGAAAGATAGATATGACTTGTGGTTGTCATGGAAAATGGATGAGTACAAGGCTGGGTAAGGCAGGTCTTGTGCAGAATAGTATCTATCTTATATATGCTATACCAATTATTATCTGGTCAACTCAACCATCGTTGTCTCTATTGAATGCTATCTCTGTTCAACAATTTTTTACATTGATATTGTTACCTGCGCTGTTGTTACTAGTTATTAGTATATGTACAACTGTGTATTCATTTGAGAGGCCAACCAAGTAG
- a CDS encoding asparagine synthase-related protein gives MKWFVVAINLDGAPISPFNEHSLVETIRTPYNGICSKLQHESAMCALIIESTSTIMPQHMYTIRRHQTIIGDIRLDNRDVLLTRLKDLHTSRTEIFNDLELALELIQLNGISIVNDFVGEFSFVIWDERERKAIAVRDHTGMRTLFWTRQQNTLWISSDLCLLKDVFSLENVNTEYLMDFYLYNGHMDELNTPYKDVYRLSSASWLEISVGMVNIHKYWNLYDRCDQLQYRNTEDYQSHFRELMVNAVKRRMLPPVKHAVMMSGGLDSTLLYGIARTEMPTVNTIPVSGVFDRWHECDEREYIYAVLDYYNSRDDISFEVCDDYGTFNQFPNGYLWTYEPTVTAASASFTGALIRCASDTGAKQIFTGYGSDHLLTGSFPVLADMLKKGRISFAFKKASELAGRFRLSTPKLLVHYGIGPLIGSGWAKELRSNKHSQFIKELKQIPSYNQQEYYQQFKGTTAHLFMDRVLAAKYGVTMQHPFLDRDLVEFLFRVPGEVRFQSDMTKPLLRKSMGKYLPKQIIDRKNKTGHLPLTHEGLKQVWNKVIHVASKGRIRILNILPHEEWLQTLYKFRHGMVVREDMWVLLTLELWLAKLEEQLKIDLVH, from the coding sequence ATGAAGTGGTTTGTTGTTGCTATTAATTTGGATGGGGCTCCTATATCCCCTTTTAATGAACATTCTCTTGTAGAAACGATACGCACTCCTTATAACGGAATTTGTTCTAAGCTGCAGCATGAATCAGCAATGTGTGCACTAATCATAGAGTCGACCTCGACTATTATGCCACAGCACATGTATACAATTCGCCGTCATCAGACCATCATAGGTGATATTCGTTTAGATAATAGAGATGTTCTACTAACGCGACTCAAAGATTTACATACAAGCAGAACGGAAATATTCAATGATTTGGAGCTCGCTTTAGAACTTATACAATTGAATGGTATTAGTATAGTCAACGATTTCGTAGGTGAGTTCAGTTTTGTTATTTGGGATGAACGTGAACGCAAGGCAATTGCTGTACGAGATCATACAGGAATGCGCACGTTATTCTGGACAAGACAACAAAATACCTTATGGATATCAAGTGATCTCTGTCTATTGAAGGATGTCTTTTCTCTTGAAAATGTAAATACTGAATATTTGATGGATTTCTATTTATATAATGGCCATATGGATGAATTAAATACACCCTATAAAGACGTGTACCGCTTATCAAGTGCATCTTGGTTGGAGATAAGCGTTGGTATGGTGAATATACATAAATACTGGAATTTATATGATCGATGTGATCAATTGCAATATCGCAATACTGAGGATTATCAATCACATTTTCGAGAGTTAATGGTGAATGCTGTGAAACGCAGAATGCTTCCTCCGGTTAAACATGCGGTTATGATGAGCGGTGGTCTTGATTCAACATTACTGTATGGCATTGCCAGAACGGAGATGCCAACGGTAAATACAATTCCAGTCAGTGGAGTTTTTGACCGCTGGCACGAGTGCGATGAGCGTGAATATATTTATGCTGTACTTGACTATTATAATAGTCGAGATGATATTTCCTTTGAAGTTTGTGATGATTACGGGACTTTCAACCAATTTCCAAATGGATATTTGTGGACATATGAACCGACTGTCACAGCAGCCTCTGCAAGTTTTACAGGAGCACTTATTCGTTGTGCTTCTGATACTGGAGCCAAGCAAATTTTTACTGGTTACGGAAGTGATCATCTGTTAACAGGTTCATTTCCGGTTTTAGCTGATATGTTAAAAAAAGGAAGAATATCCTTTGCGTTTAAAAAAGCATCAGAGTTAGCTGGTAGATTCAGACTCTCAACTCCAAAGCTACTGGTTCATTATGGTATAGGGCCTTTAATAGGCAGCGGATGGGCTAAAGAACTGCGTAGTAATAAACATAGCCAGTTCATAAAAGAACTTAAGCAAATTCCATCATACAATCAACAAGAGTACTACCAGCAGTTTAAAGGCACTACGGCTCACTTGTTCATGGACCGAGTGCTGGCTGCAAAGTATGGCGTCACAATGCAGCACCCATTTCTTGATCGCGATTTAGTCGAGTTTTTATTCCGTGTGCCAGGAGAAGTGAGATTTCAAAGTGATATGACAAAGCCCTTATTACGGAAATCAATGGGGAAGTATCTACCTAAGCAAATTATTGATCGTAAGAATAAAACGGGACACCTCCCACTTACACATGAGGGATTGAAACAAGTATGGAACAAAGTCATTCATGTAGCATCTAAAGGAAGGATACGAATATTGAATATATTGCCCCATGAAGAATGGTTACAAACATTGTATAAATTTCGACATGGAATGGTAGTGCGAGAAGATATGTGGGTTTTGCTCACACTTGAGTTGTGGTTAGCTAAACTGGAGGAGCAACTCAAAATAGATCTAGTGCATTAA